In Nomascus leucogenys isolate Asia chromosome 8, Asia_NLE_v1, whole genome shotgun sequence, a single genomic region encodes these proteins:
- the GFOD1 gene encoding glucose-fructose oxidoreductase domain-containing protein 1 isoform X2, giving the protein MKLTHLLGGERDDCIPSAGIGKNVICDRAATPLDAFRMTSAAHYYPKLMSIMGNVLRFLPAFVRMKQLIEEGYVGEPLVCEVQVHGGSLLGKKYNWSCDDLMGGGGLHSVGTYIIDLLTFLTGQKAVKVHGLLKTFVKQTDHIKGIRQITSDDFCTFQMVLEGGVCCTVTLNFNVPGEFKQDVTVVGSAGRLLAVGTDLYGQRNSAPEQELLVQDATPVSNSLLPEKAFSDIPSPYLRGTIQMMQAVRQAFQDQDDRRTWDGRPLTMAATFDDCLYALCVVDTIKRSSQTGEWQNIAVMTEEPELSPAYLISEAMRRSRVSLYC; this is encoded by the coding sequence GCATCGGCAAGAACGTCATCTGCGACCGTGCGGCCACGCCGCTGGACGCCTTCCGCATGACCTCTGCCGCCCACTACTACCCCAAGCTCATGAGCATCATGGGCAACGTGCTGCGCTTCCTGCCAGCTTTCGTGCGCATGAAGCAGCTGATCGAGGAGGGCTACGTGGGTGAGCCGCTGGTGTGCGAGGTGCAGGTGCACGGTGGCAGCCTGCTGGGCAAGAAGTACAACTGGAGCTGCGACGACCTGATGGGCGGCGGCGGCCTGCACTCCGTGGGCACCTACATCATCGACCTGCTCACCTTCCTCACCGGCCAGAAGGCCGTCAAGGTACACGGGCTGCTCAAGACCTTCGTGAAGCAGACTGACCACATCAAGGGCATCCGCCAGATCACCAGCGATGACTTCTGCACCTTCCAGATGGTGCTGGAGGGCGGGGTGTGCTGCACCGTCACCCTCAACTTCAACGTGCCCGGCGAGTTCAAGCAGGATGTCACTGTGGTGGGCTCAGCCGGGCGCCTGCTGGCCGTGGGCACCGACCTTTACGGGCAGCGCAACAGCGCCCCAGAGCAGGAGCTGCTGGTGCAGGACGCCACGCCGGTGAGCAACTCCCTGCTTCCGGAGAAGGCCTTCAGCGACATCCCCTCGCCCTACCTGCGCGGCACCATCCAGATGATGCAGGCGGTGCGCCAGGCCTTCCAGGACCAGGACGACCGGCGCACGTGGGACGGGCGGCCCCTCACCATGGCCGCCACCTTCGACGACTGCCTGTATGCCTTGTGCGTGGTGGACACCATCAAGAGGTCCAGCCAGACGGGCGAGTGGCAGAACATTGCCGTCATGACCGAGGAGCCGGAGCTGAGCCCCGCCTACCTGATCAGCGAGGCCATGCGCCGCAGCAGGGTGTCCCTCTACTGTTAG
- the GFOD1 gene encoding glucose-fructose oxidoreductase domain-containing protein 1 isoform X3 — protein MTSAAHYYPKLMSIMGNVLRFLPAFVRMKQLIEEGYVGEPLVCEVQVHGGSLLGKKYNWSCDDLMGGGGLHSVGTYIIDLLTFLTGQKAVKVHGLLKTFVKQTDHIKGIRQITSDDFCTFQMVLEGGVCCTVTLNFNVPGEFKQDVTVVGSAGRLLAVGTDLYGQRNSAPEQELLVQDATPVSNSLLPEKAFSDIPSPYLRGTIQMMQAVRQAFQDQDDRRTWDGRPLTMAATFDDCLYALCVVDTIKRSSQTGEWQNIAVMTEEPELSPAYLISEAMRRSRVSLYC, from the coding sequence ATGACCTCTGCCGCCCACTACTACCCCAAGCTCATGAGCATCATGGGCAACGTGCTGCGCTTCCTGCCAGCTTTCGTGCGCATGAAGCAGCTGATCGAGGAGGGCTACGTGGGTGAGCCGCTGGTGTGCGAGGTGCAGGTGCACGGTGGCAGCCTGCTGGGCAAGAAGTACAACTGGAGCTGCGACGACCTGATGGGCGGCGGCGGCCTGCACTCCGTGGGCACCTACATCATCGACCTGCTCACCTTCCTCACCGGCCAGAAGGCCGTCAAGGTACACGGGCTGCTCAAGACCTTCGTGAAGCAGACTGACCACATCAAGGGCATCCGCCAGATCACCAGCGATGACTTCTGCACCTTCCAGATGGTGCTGGAGGGCGGGGTGTGCTGCACCGTCACCCTCAACTTCAACGTGCCCGGCGAGTTCAAGCAGGATGTCACTGTGGTGGGCTCAGCCGGGCGCCTGCTGGCCGTGGGCACCGACCTTTACGGGCAGCGCAACAGCGCCCCAGAGCAGGAGCTGCTGGTGCAGGACGCCACGCCGGTGAGCAACTCCCTGCTTCCGGAGAAGGCCTTCAGCGACATCCCCTCGCCCTACCTGCGCGGCACCATCCAGATGATGCAGGCGGTGCGCCAGGCCTTCCAGGACCAGGACGACCGGCGCACGTGGGACGGGCGGCCCCTCACCATGGCCGCCACCTTCGACGACTGCCTGTATGCCTTGTGCGTGGTGGACACCATCAAGAGGTCCAGCCAGACGGGCGAGTGGCAGAACATTGCCGTCATGACCGAGGAGCCGGAGCTGAGCCCCGCCTACCTGATCAGCGAGGCCATGCGCCGCAGCAGGGTGTCCCTCTACTGTTAG